In Exiguobacterium sibiricum 7-3, a genomic segment contains:
- a CDS encoding NAD(P)H-binding protein codes for MKAAILGATGLVGQELVDQLLAHDEYQEVHVLVRRPMNRFHQKLEEWVIDFDHVTEIELPEVDHVYCALGTTIKQAGSQEAFRLVDYTYPIEVGRELLDLGATRFALISALGAHPNAKTFYNRVKGDAENGLRVLGYDALLIFRPSLLLGERDEFRFGEQAAARVSTVLRPLLRRSPYAPIEAAKVAQAMIHHTLHEPPGVTIVESKEMQT; via the coding sequence ATGAAAGCAGCTATTTTAGGAGCAACCGGTTTAGTGGGGCAAGAACTGGTCGATCAACTATTGGCGCATGATGAGTATCAAGAAGTACATGTTCTCGTACGTCGTCCGATGAATCGATTTCATCAAAAACTCGAAGAATGGGTGATTGATTTTGATCATGTGACGGAAATCGAATTACCGGAAGTGGATCATGTTTACTGTGCACTAGGGACAACGATTAAACAGGCCGGATCGCAAGAAGCGTTTCGTCTCGTAGATTACACATATCCAATCGAGGTGGGACGAGAATTGCTTGATCTGGGGGCCACTCGATTTGCTCTGATTTCAGCACTCGGCGCCCACCCGAACGCGAAAACATTTTATAACCGCGTCAAAGGGGATGCGGAAAATGGATTACGTGTACTCGGTTACGATGCCTTACTTATTTTCCGACCTTCATTATTATTAGGCGAACGGGATGAATTCCGATTCGGCGAACAGGCGGCGGCCCGGGTATCGACCGTGTTGCGTCCATTGTTGCGACGCAGCCCGTACGCACCGATTGAAGCGGCGAAGGTCGCACAGGCGATGATTCACCATACGTTGCATGAACCGCCGGGAGTAACGATTGTTGAATCAAAAGAGATGCAGACATGA
- a CDS encoding peptide MFS transporter, protein MAEFDRDQVYKTVPQKGFFGNPKGLFTLFFTEFWERFSYYGMRAILIFYMYDSVANGGLGIDKPTAASIMAVYGSLVYMSGIIGGWVADRLLGTSRTVFYGGVLIMLGHIVLALPAGITALFISMGLIVIGTGFLKPNVSNIVGDLYSKTDNRRDAGFSIFYMGINAGAFLAPLIVGKVSDSAGYHAGFALAAIGMFLGLIVFVLTKKKNLGQAGTYVLNPLEGNERKRFFTIAAVVVIVLAVLGTIASMTGLLTISRFTLMVTFLGILIPIAYFTFMLRSPKITDDERSRLLAYIPLFIAAAVFWAIQEQGSYVLSIFADERTNLSFLGFGLEPAFFQSLNPLFIIVLAPVFASFWVKLGDRQPTTMQKFSFGLVFAGLSFIVMMLPGLLFGTDTTVSPLWLALSFFLVVIGELFLSPVGLSATTKLAPAAFSAQTMSLWFLTNATGQAVNAQIVKYYGADTEVAYFGITGLVAIILGVILFAFAPKLQKYMRGIR, encoded by the coding sequence ATGGCAGAGTTTGATCGCGATCAGGTCTACAAGACTGTTCCGCAAAAAGGATTCTTCGGAAATCCAAAAGGACTGTTCACGTTATTCTTTACTGAGTTTTGGGAGCGATTCTCCTACTACGGGATGCGTGCCATCCTCATCTTCTACATGTATGATTCAGTTGCTAACGGTGGTCTTGGAATCGACAAGCCGACTGCTGCATCAATCATGGCAGTATACGGTTCACTCGTTTACATGTCCGGTATCATCGGTGGTTGGGTCGCTGACCGACTGCTCGGTACTTCCCGGACCGTTTTCTATGGTGGAGTGCTTATCATGCTCGGACATATCGTCCTTGCGTTACCGGCCGGAATCACGGCATTGTTTATCTCAATGGGATTGATCGTCATCGGAACAGGATTCTTGAAACCAAACGTTTCGAACATCGTCGGTGATCTGTACAGCAAAACGGATAACCGCCGTGACGCTGGATTCAGTATCTTCTACATGGGAATCAATGCCGGTGCCTTCCTGGCCCCGTTGATTGTTGGTAAAGTGTCGGACTCAGCAGGATATCACGCTGGTTTTGCACTCGCTGCAATCGGAATGTTCTTAGGTCTGATCGTCTTCGTCTTGACGAAGAAAAAGAACTTGGGACAAGCGGGAACATACGTCTTGAACCCGCTTGAAGGAAATGAACGGAAACGATTCTTTACGATCGCAGCCGTTGTCGTTATCGTGCTTGCAGTTCTTGGAACGATTGCATCAATGACAGGATTATTGACAATCAGTCGCTTCACGCTTATGGTCACGTTCCTCGGAATCTTGATTCCGATTGCTTACTTCACCTTCATGTTGCGGAGTCCAAAAATTACGGATGATGAACGTTCGCGTCTGCTTGCGTATATTCCGCTCTTCATTGCGGCGGCAGTATTCTGGGCGATTCAAGAACAGGGTTCATATGTTCTTTCGATTTTTGCAGATGAACGGACAAATCTTTCGTTCCTCGGCTTTGGTCTGGAACCGGCCTTCTTCCAGTCCCTGAACCCACTGTTTATCATCGTCTTGGCACCTGTATTTGCAAGCTTTTGGGTGAAACTCGGTGATCGTCAACCAACAACAATGCAGAAGTTTTCGTTTGGTTTAGTATTTGCCGGATTGTCATTTATCGTCATGATGTTACCGGGCTTGTTGTTCGGAACGGATACGACGGTCAGTCCGCTTTGGCTTGCGCTCAGCTTCTTCCTCGTTGTTATCGGTGAGTTGTTCTTATCACCGGTCGGATTATCGGCAACGACGAAATTGGCACCGGCTGCCTTCTCGGCACAGACGATGAGTTTGTGGTTCTTGACGAATGCGACCGGACAAGCCGTCAATGCTCAAATCGTAAAATATTATGGAGCAGATACCGAAGTGGCATACTTCGGAATTACAGGACTTGTTGCCATCATTCTTGGGGTTATCCTGTTCGCTTTCGCACCAAAACTTCAAAAATATATGCGGGGTATTCGTTAA
- a CDS encoding purine/pyrimidine permease, producing MPRTVVSTIQWFLFIICTNIAPPLAIAASFELSSADTLAFLSRCLFVFAILSLIQVLFGHRLPIMEGPAGIWWGVFALYSSIGITLYGSYSNTLQSLGFLLILSGIICIILTLTGVLRRLVPLFTPQVIGVYMLLLSAQLSGSVMKGLLNIEDGKIQVLPAVISVLTVIISLYLERSDRLRQYALLITLLIGWSMFALIGRAEMPTFDGPFFTFPDLMPFGGIQLDWSLLPTALIISLLLMTNVLANIKVIERIISAKRGEQVKGQVATAGVTAGIGQIFAGMFGTVGPVAISGTAGFIASTDNTDRKAFAIANVICLFLSVVTPFVGLIAKIPVAVGYAMVAPIVAGMAIIGVTEASRELNRQTAMITVGLPVLVGIGALLLPKGATSDLPPLVTTLMSNGLVLGTLVALLAESLRHIRTND from the coding sequence TTGCCACGTACTGTTGTCTCCACGATTCAGTGGTTTTTGTTTATTATTTGTACTAACATTGCCCCGCCACTCGCGATTGCCGCCTCATTTGAACTATCAAGTGCAGATACCCTCGCCTTTTTATCCCGTTGTTTATTCGTTTTTGCGATTTTAAGTCTTATTCAAGTGTTATTCGGTCACCGTCTCCCAATCATGGAAGGTCCTGCCGGTATTTGGTGGGGCGTGTTCGCGCTTTACTCTTCTATCGGGATCACCTTGTACGGCAGTTACTCCAACACGTTACAGTCGCTTGGTTTTCTTCTCATCTTAAGTGGGATCATCTGTATCATTCTTACCCTGACCGGGGTACTACGCCGACTCGTGCCCCTGTTCACACCACAAGTCATCGGTGTTTATATGTTGCTGTTATCGGCTCAGTTATCCGGTTCGGTCATGAAAGGTTTGCTCAATATCGAAGATGGAAAGATTCAGGTGCTCCCTGCCGTTATTTCTGTCTTGACCGTCATCATCTCACTTTATTTAGAACGTAGCGATCGGTTGCGTCAGTATGCGTTATTGATCACGTTGCTCATCGGTTGGAGCATGTTTGCTTTGATTGGTCGTGCCGAAATGCCGACATTCGACGGTCCATTCTTCACCTTCCCTGATTTGATGCCGTTTGGCGGTATTCAGCTCGACTGGAGCCTGCTCCCGACAGCCCTGATCATCTCGTTGCTGCTGATGACAAACGTCTTGGCGAACATCAAAGTCATTGAACGTATCATCAGTGCGAAACGTGGTGAACAAGTGAAGGGACAAGTCGCGACAGCCGGCGTCACAGCCGGAATCGGTCAGATTTTCGCGGGGATGTTCGGAACGGTTGGTCCCGTTGCAATTTCTGGAACAGCCGGCTTCATCGCTTCGACGGACAATACGGACCGGAAAGCCTTTGCGATCGCTAACGTCATTTGCCTGTTCCTCAGCGTCGTCACTCCATTCGTCGGACTGATTGCCAAGATTCCGGTCGCTGTCGGATACGCGATGGTTGCTCCGATCGTTGCCGGGATGGCGATTATCGGGGTCACGGAAGCTTCCCGGGAGTTAAACCGGCAGACTGCGATGATTACGGTCGGATTGCCGGTTCTCGTCGGAATCGGTGCCCTGCTTCTTCCGAAAGGCGCCACTTCTGATTTACCTCCACTCGTCACGACATTGATGTCGAACGGTCTTGTCCTTGGAACACTCGTCGCCTTGCTTGCTGAATCACTGCGTCATATCCGAACGAATGATTAA
- a CDS encoding alpha/beta hydrolase: MKRWLKRISVSLLILVGILVAAFMIWAQFDYNPTKEAKQYLGEPVGQGYQFGDDTSDTGFIFYQGAKVNPGAYSYLGHQLAKEGYYVALPKLPFNIALLDSKKGLSIIEEHPKIKQWYLIGHSLGGSAASTILEDSPKIKGMIFLASYPIDAIAIPSLTVYGGRDGVLPVEDIEDSKQDVRSDAVFHLIKDGNHANFGMYGKQKGDNESPLIPKEQQDETLKVIQEFVSAQ; encoded by the coding sequence ATGAAAAGATGGTTAAAACGAATAAGTGTCAGTTTGCTGATTCTAGTGGGTATCTTAGTTGCAGCATTCATGATTTGGGCTCAATTCGATTACAATCCAACAAAGGAAGCAAAACAGTATCTCGGTGAACCGGTCGGACAAGGTTATCAATTCGGAGACGACACGAGTGACACAGGCTTCATTTTTTATCAAGGGGCAAAAGTGAATCCGGGCGCCTACAGTTATCTCGGTCATCAATTAGCGAAAGAAGGATATTACGTCGCCTTGCCGAAACTGCCGTTTAATATTGCGCTGCTTGACTCTAAAAAGGGATTATCGATCATCGAAGAGCATCCAAAAATCAAGCAGTGGTATTTAATTGGTCACTCGTTAGGCGGAAGTGCAGCTTCAACAATTTTGGAAGACAGTCCAAAAATCAAAGGTATGATTTTCTTAGCCTCATATCCAATCGATGCAATCGCCATCCCGTCGCTAACCGTCTACGGTGGACGGGACGGCGTTTTACCAGTCGAGGATATTGAGGACAGCAAACAGGATGTCCGTTCCGATGCGGTATTTCATTTGATCAAAGATGGAAATCATGCAAACTTCGGAATGTATGGAAAACAAAAAGGCGACAACGAAAGTCCATTGATACCAAAAGAACAACAGGATGAAACGTTGAAGGTGATCCAGGAATTCGTATCGGCACAGTAA